The sequence ttattgtttatttatttgcaattttatttttgtggtgaaaaaacgtcaaaaaaaagaattttcaataaaattgaagaaaatgtgagtatctgtacattttaaaaggaataaaataagaaaattgtgtgtataaaacaatttttactggaaaagcgttcatttacttttaactatatttgagaatttaagagagtaattttgtaaattttgattttattctctcgttgcaagtatttactgggaaagtaaatgaacagacctagtatgaaattttatttttttcttaatacacaggtttttatacttcaagaggtgaatataatttcatttttgaCAAACGAATAGAAATTTtgacaaacttaaaataaaaaaaatatacaaactaaaATATGATAAGATTTATATGTTGTGACTTTgtgttattttatgtttatttaatttgtaaatcctaaataaaatgcaaacattATTAAACAGAATGGAAATCGTATAAATTCTTGGtatgtattttgaattttccaGACAGTTTTCAGAATTTATCAGAGtcaatagatatttaaaaaaaaaattagttcctTCTGCAAAATCTaccgaaataattttaaattaaaaatattttttttgatatgtcgtagtgtaaatttttgttcaccatgacaaaactttttttttagaatttttggaaTACAATTTAATGAGGATAAAGCTAAAAGAGTCGAATTTCAACATTCTTAACAGATCAGACAAATATCCACTAGCActattatactcaaaagaaaCATATGTAGACCAGTttcattattcaaaattaaaaaaaaacagcaaacaaaTAGGGTATGTAATGGgaatataaaaaccgcgatatttcgaaaacgagAGTTGAAAAAACAAGTTTAACATAGTACTAAGGGTTCATCATCATCAACTCGTACAAAACGTTGTTGAAATTTCCGGCACCAAAATGTCTGTTCCGCTGTGTAATTAAACCAATATTGGGAACTCATTTACATCCCAAAAacgtaaatatcttttaaaataattattcgttctcaaatattttgatatattttaaatttttttgtcgttAGGATCgtataatttaatattgaaaaatcagATGTCTTTTAAATGACTGTAATCGCTTTTGCAAACACtccttttatatataattctttaaaaacatgtctgaaaagctagactcttcaaaccgcagctgcctgccaaattaatattaacataacataacctcgagctgccgaggcgtaaaatttttgacctgataTCTGGCGAAAAGcagattttggctatcttttaACCCGACAAAATCGGAtattctagatatttgtgcacaattttatctctAGCTTCTTTTCCATTGTgcctacactttttaaaactaaacataatgacttgcaattcattgtagaataacggtagatttcttgttaaaaacgtatgtaaatctttttccatttttataacagggggcgttgttatgattactagaGTGCGTACCGATTTTAATTGGCTACTTTATACTCCCCGCTCGCCTAGGTGTTTTAGCATCAGCGTGGATATTCCGTCAGGTCCTATTGCCTTTGAGGGCATAGCTGTGTTAATGGCTTCTGCAACTTCAGTTGGCGTGTAAAGTTGAGGTGTGCCCGATACTGGAAGATTTTTGGACAATAATTATTTTAGTCTAGTCTCTCAAGGTGttcaataaaatgcaaaaagcaCCAGCGCATCgttcggaaatgcatcactgcgctgcatcTGATGAGCAGTACgttttaaaatgcaaaagttgGCAACACTGCAAATGTATTGAGTTCTAAAAAGCAACAGAGAAACATAGCATTACATTACACCAACAAGCATTACAAAAATGATGCATTGTCTGCGCAATAGCATCAGCTGATTTGCATCAGCATCGCAAACTTATCACTGATGCGCATCAAATGCAgtgcagtgatgcatttccgaaaaggccgAAAAGGTGAGTTTAGTTTCCAGGACCGCAGCGACAACGATGTTGTGTTGGCGCATAAATCGGGTTATCTCAGAAATCTTCGCCAGGTCTACGGACCTCAATCAATGGTTTAAGCGGCGatggttgttgttgtaacagttccGTTGTTGTTGGAAGTTCTTCcctgaaaataaattcaattgtgATATATTAATTATTAGTGGTGTCATGAAGTGGTACTGGGAGCTGGAGAAATTGTTACCTCAGTCGGCCTTTACCATATATCTATTGGATTCAAATTTGTGGGCCTACGGGGACAATTAAACAGATGCACTGTGTCATGAGGGCTTTGGAGGCAGACAGGGCATCAGTTAAGAATGCCTGGAACAATTCTTTCCTGGTCCAACCAGCTCTTAACTGTACAAGTGTGGAACGAGTTTGCCTGGGTAACTGCCTCTCACTGTCGGCATCTGTAGCCATTAATGGCTTCTGTGACCGCCATTTGGTACAATGCCTTCTGTGTATTTATTATCGACAATCGGTACGTTGTAATGTCTTTTAGAGAGTGaagtaaattcatttatttataaaaagagtTACCATATAATTGTTGTATAAATAAGTACTAAATAATactaaatttacatatacaaCAGACGTCTGATGGGATgacgcacagagggatggcttcataattttttttgcaaaaattataaggagtggtcgtagagctctgaaatttggcaccgagaattatatggaccaaactaaaaaaaaataaattttatcaaaatcgaccacgcccaacgcacactgcccatacaatccaaatagattttttcgcatacaatttttcttatccaagtaaaagtctagaaatttggtacatatattttctgaaacaaaagaagaacgtatgctaagttttattaaaatcggccatgcacaccgcataccgcccatgcaattcAAATggaatacatttttgtgcaaaaattatgagtggtcgtagagcattgaaatttggcaccgagaattatatggactaagttaagaaaaacttacaatccaaattgattttttcgcataaaattgtttatatctaagcaaaagtctagaaatttggtaccgcccacgaaacccatacatagataagattttttttgatatttcgtttattattcgacaaaaaatgttaagttttcatcctgttccgaaaactattttgttttaatcgaaacaagatagtcccacctttcattttattaaaaaaaactgcttgggggaaagtggggctacattttttttctccatggaaaatcaaaaaaaaaatgatttttagagACATAGATTTGGGCAAATCTTCTTAACGATTTATGGACTccccattatttttttttttattgatggagaaatgttatatttttcaaatatgttaaaggtaaatggtattactaggaaaattatacatatataaaccactgaattccgtgaaaatataagtaaatttttctttaacacccttgcattgactttacttaaattttttaaaaataaaataaaagtttttttaaaactataagtgtatatttcatatttaaacatttctctacaaaactgcatcatttgatttttaaaattgagtgttcgaaaaattgactttttgacaccaaaatccctctgtgtgaCGTCCTGGATGTCTCTAATATAATGCCGAAAGTCTATACGAATGTGTCGAAGAGGGCGATCTTCCATCAAAATTTGATGGTTGGAATGGGAAGGCTGATGACATGCCACCAGATATTGTCTTGCCAGCAACACATTATGTTGCCTGACCGACAGCATCTTGGTTTCCTCATGTAAATGATCCACATTTGTCATCTTGGCACATACGGTTGCGATTCGGAGTGCATTATTTTGAGTGGCCTGCAACACTCGCCATTGTGTGTCACTAACAAGCATACCTAAACAAATGCGGCAAGCGTTTTCTAGTTGTCAAAAATTCTCATGCCCATATAATTTGTATGCAGCATACCGAAATAACGCGGCTGCAACGCTTTGTAATTGGAAAATCCGATTTTGGCAgcgtttaatagtgaagttagttgcaaaacacaataaatgTAAACACATACAAAAGGAAAATCAAATAAgcaagaaactcattttttaaacattaatatttagttttttttataaaatgtttgtttacaaatcacaaaacaaaaatcagaaacACCAATATTGTAATGtactttattgtttaaataatccgggttatatttattttttttgacccTTTTTTTTAGGTATGAGATTTCAGCGTTGAAACTAAGCGGAAGAAAACGTTCCTATTTACGCTCTGATTTAGGTAGGCCAGTAAGAAAGGGTATCCATAGAAAGGGCTGCATAGTTAAGGAGTGAGCGGCCAATGAGAATACAGTACAGTCATCTGCGTACGACACCATCGAGACATCCTGTGGTGGTTCAGGAAGTGAGGCAAGATAAAAGTTAAAGAGTAGGGTGACAGTACTCATTCTTGTGGAACGCCTTTTGCAACTTTACGATTCTTTAAGATTCTTTAACATAAGCATTGAGATGCCATCAGGACCAAGAGCTTTCGAGGGTTTAGATTTGGAGATAATATTTTCGACTTCAACGGAAGTGAAGGAATAGGGCATAGTATCTCGTTTGAGATTCTTAGTTCTCCGGATTATGGCGCTTCTGTCGGATTATGGCTCTTATTTGTCGATCCAGATAGACTTCTAATAGTAGTCCAGAGCTTTTTCGAACTAGATATACATTGGTCGAGATGGGCTAACCATTTGTTGCGGCGATGTTCATTTACGAACTTTTTCATCCTTTCTGGCACATGTGGGGGCGGCAGATGACGTAGGGaatcaatatatcaataaagTATGTAAAGTCATGCCAGTTGGCTTTATTGTAGTTTACAAATGTGCGTTTATCGGGCTCCACAAAGTCGCTAGGCTTCTCTACTGTGAACAAGATGGAAATATGGTTTGAGTTCAAAGCAGTCTGGGTTTGCCGGGTGGTATATAATtcgtttatacgcacggcttattcgcaaataaaaatattccatttagaaaaagttgccgcataaacagtgaattaattctttatttgcgaatagctaactcacgaaaacaattcctgattaacggcactatttgcaaataagattttaagcattgccatatgttttaacatttttagtttattaagacttttttaaatatttcattgtgtttttgcattaattggattGCGAGACATATATGAATTTTAGATTctataatttttgcatttaaaaaataaaaaatttatcatattttgttcaaaaacattACTACCTGTTTGTGcgtgaaataaaaaaagaaataaaactgtgtttttattttgtttatattaagaaattattttctttattatattacCTTTATGTGTGAGAATACGTTGTATGGGTCTTAGCGATCAAGCTACGATTAGATTATATATGCAAAACAAAGTGGCGAACAATGCTTAAGAAAAGTACCGTTAACGGTTTTACTCGttacaatttagaaaaaaatatcccCATCCAAGGGTGAACAAAAGGGAGTATACACATACAAAAAAACTAACTTAAACATTGCCGGCCACCTTGCAACAACAAAGAACGTTGCAACAAATCTTAAATaggtaataatttattttttcaattcataattatatatttatataattatgaaaaaataatttataattttcaattcatttattttttcaaataacaagTTGGTCATACGACCAGGCCAGACCAGCTGGTATATATGTAGATATAAATAAAGAGGTCTATGGGATGTAGTTTGACACAGACTACATACTGCACTCAAGAGAGTATGGTTTTGAATCAGACCATGAACTGGGCCCTTAACGAGGAGCTTGGCCAGAAATGACCCAACCAAAAATGGTGTATTGAGCCATAGGAAGTCCCGGGTTCGAATAGATTTTACCTCTCATAATTTGCGGTGCTACCTCAGGACCAATTACGAGCGCGACTTTTCCGGACATATTAAAACTCGGATCCGCCAATTGCATACCCTCAAAATGATGTTTTATAGTGTCCGAAACCGTTTCTACAGGAGTTTTTATGCCATGCATTGTTTTTACCTTTACCGTCAACGAAATTTGTCGCGATGCCTCATAAAGAGAACATATATTGACTTTgcaaaatttttcttcattaaCGGTGGAGACGGGCAGCTTTAGGTTTGCCACTAAACTTGAGCAAATATAGCTCATGCTACAGCAAAGGTCTAAAACTGCCCGTACCCGAATGCTCTTGTTCGAAATGAGCAGCAAAACAGTAGCCGTTGGAGAAAACGACACGGGGTGAAACAATGGCATTGACGGAAGTTGATTCGAAACAGCAGGTCGAGGATCGCTAGTTCGCGAGCGTTTTTTAGATTTCATTTGTTTCGCCGCGACGTTATTGTCATAGTGTAACATCGAATGATGTTTTCCTTTACATGTTTTACAACATCCTTGATTTGAGCAATCGCGGGAAATATGATTTGCGGAAAAACAACGAGAGCAATAATGGTGTAGTAGCACCATCCTAATTCTCTTTTCACAAGtcatatttatgaatttacGACACGAAGACAATTGATGCTTGCGATCACAAATGCGACAATTTTTAGCAACGTTTCGCGAATTCCCTACCGGATTCGAACCAGAGGCTTCCACGGCACCTGATACTGGGTCAGGATTTGTAGTTATGTTGGCGTCAGGAGCCGGTACCACTGCAGGGGCAGAGGAATTTTCAGGTGAGGTCAAAGGGACCTCTTGGTCAGTGACCACGATGGCTGTTGAGCTCTCGATGACAGCGACAACTTCAGACTGGCTGGTAGAACCTGTAGTAGTAGTCGTGGCAGCTGAGTCCACCTCCATTGTCTCATCGTAATCCTCAAGCAAAGCTTCTTCCGACAAGTGAGTAAGAGGATCCATGATACTAGGAAACAATGAAGGTTaacaaaacaattgttaaaCAGTTTCACTGGTTAAAACAACCAGTTTTGTAATTGGTCGCTTTATTATCCCGTTTTCTGTACGTATGTCCGCGACGCGTACGTGATTATCGCTTCCTGGATAAGTCCTAACGACTCTTCCCATTTTCCAAGAAGTGGATGACAATTGCTCATTTCGTATGACAACTAAGTCTCCGTCTGCTATATCTCTTTCTGGATATTTCCACTTATATCGTTTGTGAAGACCTGACAAGTACTCTTCTTTCCATCTACGACAAAAGTGATGAGTCAGTGCTTTAACTTTCCTATAACGATTTAGAAGACTAAGCGGCGAGTCCTAAATTGACGGTTCAGGTGGAGCTAGTATAGGCGACCCTATTAAGAAATGACCTGGTGTAAGAGCCACTATCTCATTAGGATTATCATTCATAGGGCATAATGGTCGAGAATTTAGACATGCCTCAATTCTAGCGAGGACAGTAGAAAGTTCCTCAAAGGTATATTTACCGGAATGTGCATCTTTACGAAAGTGCAGTTTGAAACTTCGAACTCCCGCTTCCCACAAACCTCCCATATGGGGAGCACCAGCAGGAATAAAACGCCATGAAAGGCCGTTGATGCCAAACGTCGAACACATCCTAGCCCTACTTTCCAATAAAAAGGTTTTAAATTCTCTCTCCAACTCTCGAGAAGCACCTACAAAATTCGTCCCGTTATCCGAAAAGATCGTACGTGGACAACCGCGTCTCGAAATAAATCGATTAAATGCCGCTAAAAATTTATCTGTTGATAAATCTGAAGTTACTTCTAAGTGTACGGCTTTGGTGGcgaaacatacaaaaatacagACATAGGCCTTTAAGATCTGACACGACCTACCGTTCAAATTTTCGAAGGTCGATCCAAGTTCGTCCGTTCTGGGGGTAAGGCAGCCATTAGTTGAGTGCAAGCGCGTTTACGATCCAACACGCATTGCTTACAGCGATTAACAATAGTCCTAACAAGTGTCTTTAAACGTGGAATCCAATATTCGATTCGTATTATCCTTAGCATTAGTTGATTTCCACCGTGAATGGAAATCTTGTGAATAAATTCTGCTAAAAGGAGCGTGAAGCGACATGAATATGGCAATAAAATAGGATGCCATTCCGTATAAACCAATGAAGGCGGCCTAGCCAATCGACCATTAAGTCTCATGACACCCTCATTGTCAAGAAACGGATTTAGAGGTAAAAGTGAACTTTTAGAAGAAAGTGGTCTTTTTTCTAATAGACACTTGTATTCCTCCGTGAAATTACCTTTTTGGGCCACAATGGCCAAACGTAGTTTCACATGTCTCACTTCATTTTCAGACAGCGTTATGGTGTCATATGAATATCGGTTCCTATAAAGCGAATGAGTTATATGGAAAAATCTGAAAACGTAGGATAAAACTCGGATAGCACGATCAAGCGACGAAAATCTCTCCAAAACGTCCTCGTAATTCGTGAAAAAAGAGaaatgagattttacatttcgAACCTCAAGATCGGTATCAAGCATGGATTCCAAGTAGACTTTTTGTCCCGAAGCCAATGTGGACCATTCCACCAAAGAGAGCTCTGAGCTAAAAGAGAAGGTGTAACTCCTCTACTTCCTAAATCCGCTGGATTTTCCTCAGATCTGACATGATGCCAATTATGTTTGCCTACAATTTCTTATATCTTGCAAACTCGATTTGCAACAAAGGTTGCCCAAGAACAGGGGTCTTTTCTTAACCAGGAAAGGACGATCGTAGAATCAGTCCAACAATAAACCTGGTGCAATGGAATGTCAATTTCACACAACACGGCCTTCAAAAGGTCTGCCGCTAATACAGCACCACAAAGTTCAAGACGAGGTAAAGTAACCGATTTAATAGGGGCCACTTTCGTCATGCATGTTAGCAAATGTGTGAAAATTTCTCCTCTAGGTGTTTCCACCCGAATATATATTACCCCCGCATATGCCTTTTCCGAGGCATCAGAAAAAACATGAAGCTCTACTGAGGATTCTGGTTCATAATGGACCCATCGAGGAATTTGTATACAATTGACTTCATGATACGAAGCCACAAATTTCTCCCATTCGGTTTGTGTTGACATTTTTATATCCTCATCCCAATCTATCTGATCCTGCCAAACTTTTTGCATTAGCATTTTTGCTACTACTAAAACTGGACCTAACCAACCTACCGGGTCAAATAATTTCGCGATTGTTGACAGAACTTCCCTCTTAGTGTAGTGCGAACGTCGCGCTATAGGATTCACCCTAAAATAGAAAACGTCCAAATGAGCATTCCATTGGAGTCCCAGGGTTTTCGAACTACTTGATTCGACAAAAACCAAAAGTTTCTCATCTATCAAATACTCTGGGGAAAAACCGGCTAAAATTGCCTTATCGTTCGAAGTCCATTTTCGAAGATTAAACCCTGCAGATGATAATGCCGCTACAAGTTGATCACGAGCGATCAAAGCGGTTTCAACATCATGAGTCCCCGTGAGTACGTCGTCAACGTACATACCTTTACGAAGAATTTTCGATGCGAGTGGATATTGACTCTCAGAATCATCTGCCAACTGTAATAAAGTACGGATGGCCAGATAAGGTCACAATTGACTCCAAAGGTCACAGTCTGTAATTCATACTGCTTTAAATCCTCTGTAGGAGAATCGCGAAACAAAATACGCTGAAAAGGAGTATGAGACTGGTCAAGCCTTATCTGTCTATACATTTGAGTAATATCACAATTAAAAACATAGCGAAAAAATCTCCAACGTAAAATCAGTAGGACTAAATCTGCCTGAAGGGTAGGACCGACAAACAAAAATCGTTAAGACTAAGTCCACTAGAAGTTTTATTTGACGCATTAAAAACTACTCTCAATTTAGTAGTTTTACGATCAAGTTTTATTACAGGATGATGTGGCAAATAACATGAAGAAATGGAAGACGATGTCTCCACTATTGGCCGCATGTGACCCAAAACCAAATATTCTTTAACTACTTCGTCATACATTTCCTTAATTTGTGATTTCCTCAATAGTGAAGCTTCCGTTCTCAAAAATTGCGCCctaacattttgttttgaagAATCTAACGAAAGCTTTTCCGGAAATTCAGGCTTGAAAGGAAGTGTCACTATATATCGTCCATCAGTTCCTCTGCGAGTTGTGCGCTTGTAGTTCTCTTCACAAATCCTATCATAAAGggatattatttttcttttcggCGCCTCCTCTAATTCCCAAAAGCGGAGTAAGCTGCTGTTTAAATTGTCTTCCTCGGAAAACTCAACTCTGGTATTAAACACCTGAACAGAAGATGATGGCACAGGACCAGTAATAATCCAACCGAATATCGTGTTTTGAGCTAATAACGACCCTAAAAAGTTTGTACGAATTTCCCTTAATATAATTTGAGGATACAAATCGGTACCTAGGAGCAGATCAACCGGTCTGCAATTGAAAAACTGAGAATCAGCCAATTTTAGATTCGGTAAATTCCCACAAAGTTCATCCGACATAACAAACGATGGTAACTTACCCGATATATTTGGTAAAACAAGAGCTGTAGTCCTTAAATTAATCGACGTGTCCAAAGGAGAGCCTATTTCGATCGAGCAAAGTTTAGTAGAGGTTGCAGTAATCGTCTGGTTGACACCAGAGATTTGAGCATTTGTCAAATGCGCCGAAATCTTTAAACGATTCTGCACGCGTTCAGAAATAAACGACGTTTCCGAACCAGGGTCAATGAGGGCTCGAGCCGGGTATGTCATACCTTGGTGACGTATATTCACCATAGCAGTCCCTAAAAGTACAGTCCGATTATTGGACAAGTGGAACACCTGTCGATTTGAGGGACCTGGGTTATTTTTTCTAGAAGTAGACGCTGAAGATTCCACAGGCCAAGAGTTTGTTGGTGGAGATGCCACGACAGAACTCGCGCCTGTATTTGAATTTTCAGTCGAATCGTCTGAGGATGAAGTACTTCTATGCAGCAAAGTGTGATGTCTCTTCTGACAAGTTGAACAGCTATGAACACTTGTGCATTTTCTAACCTCAtgtgttcttgataaacaaTTGACGCAACAATGGTGTCTCTTAATTGTAGAAAATCTTTCCGAAACTGAAAGATTCTTGAAACGCTTACAATCGCGTAGGAAATGGCTTTGATTCTTACATAAAACGCAAAAATGAGAATTTGATGCAGAATTAGCATGATgtgtttttacattttgtacCGATGGTACTTTTGTCTGCGGCGTTTCCCGAATATCACGGAGACATTCCAAAGTTTGAATCCTTTCTGTTAGAAAAGCATCCATGTCTTTCCAACATGATAACGCAAATTTATCCTTAATGCTCTGTTCCCATAAAGTTACAGAGCAGTCAGGAAGTCGCTGTACACATAAAAAGACTAGAATCGGATCCCAATTCTCTGTCGGAACTTTATACACCGACAACGCGGCAAGACAACTATTAATTCCTCTTTGCAAATTTTTGAGGCCGGTAAAAGACTCTTTTTCTAGTATTGGAATATTAAAAAGCGTCTTTAGTTGATTATTAACCAACATACGCGGATGCTCATAGGTGTCTTTTAAATTTCGCCATGCCATTTCAAACCCTATATCAGAAAGCGGACTTTTCGAAACAATTTCCTTTGCGTCGCCACTAGTCTTACGCAGTAAGTGTCATAATCGTTCAATATTTGTAAGACGCgaactatttatatataaggcCGTAAACAAATCCCTAAAGGCAGGCCATGAAAGATAATCACCCTCAAACATATCTACGTCACAAGGCGGTAAAGTCAAATTATGATGACCGACACAAATATTCTGATTCACTGTTGGCGAAGCAGTTGACTTAGTCACTGAATCAAACTGATGAATCTTCTCAGCAATTTTACCCGAACAGTTAATAAACTATCTATACGTATTCTGATATTTCGAGCTAGTCACCTCAGTATCATCAGGTTCAGTGTCCTCAGAGGTCGTCAAATAATCAAGACATTGTTCATATGTCGATTTAACAAGGTCCCACAACTTATTCAATGCATCTCTGTGAAACCCTATTGTGAACGCAGTATGTACTTCTTCGCGAGTATTATTAAATTCGGCTTCAAAATGGATAAGAGCATCCGAAGCTCTAATAAAACGGTCAAGTGGTGTAATAGACATGtttattactttttcttttatataaattacaagtttaaaaataacaactttaatttattattgattaataatttccaaaattttttacttttaaaattaaaaaaaatctaactgattttttcaaataatatttaataaattaaattgtaattaattttcacaaatttgatcaatattacacaaaattaattttgtcaAATTTAATCAAACGCAATAATAGCCAAACTGACCGACAGTAGAGTGACCACTTTTAtatgaagaagaagaaaaagcaAACACTAATGtccatgtatttatttaatatcaacaaaaaaacacaacactaTTTCCACCACTTGTTATTTATTAATACGcacaattaataatattaattttaattaaatttcttttcgtTTAAAACGCGAAAGATCCTTATTTTGTCACAAAAAATGagcaaattatcaaaataaatttagtttctataattCTGTCCGTCCACGTAAACAAACCCGCAGTTGATATTTTCTAGT comes from Calliphora vicina chromosome 2, idCalVici1.1, whole genome shotgun sequence and encodes:
- the LOC135950678 gene encoding uncharacterized protein LOC135950678 yields the protein MDAFLTERIQTLECLRDIRETPQTKVPSVQNVKTHHANSASNSHFCVLCKNQSHFLRDCKRFKNLSVSERFSTIKRHHCCVNCLSRTHEVRKCTSVHSCSTCQKRHHTLLHRSTSSSDDSTENSNTGASSVVASPPTNSWPVESSASTSRKNNPGPSNRQVFHLSNNRTVLLGTAMVNIRHQGMTYPARALIDPGSETSFISERVQNRLKISAHLTNAQISGVNQTITATSTKLCSIEIGSPLDTSINLRTTALVLPNISGKLPSFVMSDELCGNLPNLKLADSQFFNCRPVDLLLGTDLYPQIILREIRTNFLGSLLAQNTIFGWIITGPVPSSSVQVFNTRVEFSEEDNLNSSLLRFWELEEAPKRKIISLYDRICEENYKRTTRRGTDGRYIVTLPFKPEFPEKLSLDSSKQNVRAQFLRTEASLLRKSQIKEMYDEVVKEYLVLGHMRPIVETSSSISSCYLPHHPVIKLDRKTTKLRLADDSESQYPLASKILRKGMYVDDVLTGTHDVETALIARDQLVAALSSAGFNLRKWTSNDKAILAGFSPEYLIDEKLLVFVESSSSKTLGLQWNAHLDVFYFRVNPIARRSHYTKREVLSTIAKLFDPVGWLGPVLVVAKMLMQKVWQDQIDWDEDIKMSTQTEWEKFVASYHEVNCIQIPRWVHYEPESSVELHVFSDASEKAYAGVIYIRVETPRGEIFTHLLTCMTKVAPIKSVTLPRLELCGAVLAADLLKAVLNRYSYDTITLSENEVRHVKLRLAIVAQKGNFTEEYKCLLEKRPLSSKSSLLPLNPFLDNEGVMRLNGRLARPPSLVYTEWHPILLPYSCRFTLLLAEFIHKISIHGGNQLMLRIIRIEYWIPRLKTLVRTIVNRCKQCVLDRKRACTQLMAALPPERTNLDRPSKI